CGACTCATTTTCTATTATGCGCATACTCACAAAGATATCTAGATATAAAATGCATGACAAAGATTTCTACCTGAACTTAATGTATGAATGttgatttagttataaacaaTCTAAATTagtcaattaagttttaaatttttatacaaaatttcaatataatcttcaaacaaattttcattgaaaattactGACGTGATAGCTCTACATAGGGCGGCCAATAAAGACTAGACCGTCACATCATTAATTTCCGACGAAAAATGACCGAAAATACTGCATTGAAATCccgtgaaaatgtttatgattaaattgataaaattaaaaaatttataattaaattgacacacgTATAACAGGTTTataattgattggataatttttctaagaaaaatgtTGCTAATGTTTATTACAAAGACTCCTACATGTAGATACTCCTGTCCTAATAACTAATGTTCACTTGACATTTTTCATTAGGTTAAGGAAAACACGATAccattagaaaaattaaaagaatataaaagtgAGCagttcaaacaaaagaaaactttttgttttccctACAAAAATTTCGAATATTCCctaaacttcaatttttcaaaaacacaTTTTGAGAGTATatgttaatatttatatattttaaaatttccagATGCTCGAAATTAAgattaaaaagtcaaaatacattatttaaattacgaaaaattaagaaaaagtcaAATGTTATTCAGACAAAAACGAAACCCAAACGTGTGTGGCTGTTCCCATACGACACAATTAACTGCCTCATCTTTTATCTTCATTCCCTCCGCGGTCTCCATCGTCTCTCTCTCGTTTAGCCGCGAAAATATCCAAGCTTTAGCCCACCCACCAACTGTTCGACGAAATTCCTAAATGGAAGCAACCCAGCCCTCGCTCTCTCGACCCAGATTCCAACCCAACCCCTCTCCGCTTCCGCTCCAACACCCCCACGGACCACCCGCGCCCATTCGTCTCCGTCACCAGAAGACTCGCCCTGTCGTCCTCACTCTCTTCCCTGGTCTTCTCCGCCTCACCCACGATTCTCCGCCCTGGACCTGCAAAGGCCTTCGACTTCGAGTTCGTCAAGCCCGGCCAGACGGTCGAGGACGCTGTGGGCGTGGTCCGGGGCCACGCACGGTCGCTCCTGGCAGTGAAGCCCCTGCTCGAGTTGGGGTCGTGGGAGGAGGCGCAGAGGGAGATGCGCGAGAGCTCGGCCCTGCTGAAGCAGGACGTTTACACGATCATCCAGAGCAGGCCCGGGGGCGAGAGGCCGAGGCTGAGGAAGTTGTACTCGGACCTCTTCAATGGCGTGTCGAGGATGGACTACGCCGCAAGGGATCGGGACGGTCCTCTTGTGTGGCGGTGATATGAGAAGATCAGCGCTGCTCTTGAGGAGATTTTGAGTTTAATATGAAGTCGGTTGATTTATAGCAAATTATCATCACGAGCTAGTAAAGCccgccatatgaaatctctcaATGGATGTTTCTTTGCTTTTACATGTAATGTGGCTGAGGAAGCTGTCCTCGGACCTTTTCAATGGACTTTGGATTATACCTTGATTGCGTAGACTACGAGCTCGATTGAGCTAATCGGCCCCCAAATCTTCAAGATATTGTGGAACTTAGCTCTTCAAGGTTTTGAATAGTAATCGTAAGGTCTAAAGTGAGAAATAGGCTCTAGTAAGTTCAAAATGATCAactaagaagaataaaaagattgaAGTGAATCAATGAGAATTCGACAAGAATTGGAGGAGCTCCAGTCACCACTAGCTCGAGGGCAGGTCAAGGATCGTCGTCAAGGTGGTCGGGAGGTCAATGGAGGTCACCGAACCATCAGATTGACTAGCTGAAGTCACCGGATGCAATATCAACGTAAAGCATGGTACCTGAGACCGAGTGGAAGATCGGTGGCGATTGATGGCTTCTGATGAGAATTGATGATGGCGATTGTTGTGACCAGCAAGGTTGTGAGGATGATCGGTGTGCTGGTTGTTTGTCGAAAGGAGGTCAGCAGTTGATGGAATGGACAGTTGAAGTCGCCAATCAAAGGCTTTCGACGACAATTGGTGGCAGGGAGACCTATGATCGGCTAGGGAAAGACTTCAATGACAATGGATGACCAAAGGTTCATCGGAAAAAGGTCGCTGAACTGCCGCATCAAACTTCTCAGCTGCCATGGCCTCCTCGTACTTGGGGAAGCTCGCGGCTGCGGCAGGGGCCAATAGCAAGGTTGACCACGCATGGCCATCTCGCGGGGCCAAGTCGGGAAGGGGAGGGtgcgaagggaagaagaagtgcaaaaagaaaagaggaaaagcgaACCAATCCAAACTAATATGAATCGtgttttcaatttgatttataTCCGGTTCAATCCGCGTTTCAGTTCGAATCAAGCACACATCAAAACGGTCTGGTTATGTTTGGATTTCTAGGAAATCCAAGCCAAACCAAACCATTGACACCTCTACCGAGGACCACGATCTCTCATAATCATCCGCAAGACTCCCCAACACTTGACGATGTGCTTAATGATTAGCTTGACCACCTCCTAATCCTTAGATGTCAGCGGAACGTCATGTACTTGGAGAATCGATCCACCACGATAATGAGAATCCGATACCCTTCGAACTTTGGCGGGTTCAAAATAAAGTCCATGAAGATGCCCTCCCATGTATGCTTCAAAACAAGAAGTGGCTCAAGGAACCCGGCGACAAACATTGCTCCAGCTTGTCTAGTTGGTACATAAAACGGGTCTCCACATACGCTTCAACATTGTCCCACAAGTGAGGTTGGTAGTATTGATCCTCCACAAGCATCATGCTGTGGTGGATCCCTAGATGACCTACCCACTTAGAATCATGGTACTCATGCCGTCACTTGGCTTCCCATGTAGTGACACATATAGTTGCCGTCACTTCGTGTAGAGAAGATCATTGTCACACCGAAACTATCAAGTATTGCCCTTCCATGCGTACTCAAGGATCGCCTTGGTTGTTAAGTGGTGTTTTAGCCCCTTCTTGATACAGTCGATCAATGGGCACTCAAGTTGACTTGCAGTGACCACCGAACCCAACTTTTGACTAAGTGCATCGGCCATAGAGTTGGCATTCCCTAGAAAATCTTGCCATCAAGCTTGCTTTCGACTTAGCTTCTTTTGGGTCTGAAAGTAGCTCATGGTCACATTGTCCATCCTCACACGAATTTAGATACCCAGAGATAGTGCCTCCATATACAAAGACAATATACCACCacggtcatctccttctcttggaccATGTATCATCATCCAATATCATTGAGTTTTCGAGACTTGAATGTCATCAAGTGTCCATCTTGCATAAGAACACCACCAATAACATAATTTGAGGCGTCAATCTCTACCTCATAAGACTTGGCATGATCAGGCAGCATGAGCACTGGTTCCTCGGCCATAGCTTGCTTCAACAGATCAAATGCCTTTTGGCACTAATTCATCCACTCTCACGGCTTCACCTTCTTTAGTATATCCATGAGTGGCACGAGGATGCTCAAATAATTCTGGATAAAGTGTCAATAGTAGTTTGTGAGGCCAAAGAATGACCTCAACTATGTTACTTCTCATTCCACAATGGCTGGGATCTTGGCCGCATCCATCCGCACTCGTCCACCCTCAACAATGTACCCCAAGAATGGGACTTCTTTGCACACGGGCACACTTCTCCTGCTTGACATACAAATCATTCTCCCATAGAACTTTGAAGACTTGTCTTATACACTCAATATGTTCCTCAAGTGTCTAGTTATAAATTACACTATCATTAAGGTAAACTACTAAAATTGATCAAGGAATGGGTAGAGTGCCCTGTTCATCAAGGTGCAGAACATAGCCAGAGTGTTGGTCAAATTGAATGGCATGATGAGGAACTCATACAATCCATACCGTGTCACATAAGCGGTCATTGGCTCGTCCCCTTCGGCAATTTGAACTTGATAGTAACCCGATCGGAGATCAAGCTTGCTGAACCACTGCACTCCTCGAAGTTGATCGAAAAGATCCACAATGAGTGAGACcgggtacttgttcttgatcattaGCTTGTTTAGTGCCCGATAATCTATGCACATATAGAGTACCTAGGGTAGCAAATGAAACTTTTAATTGCCGAATGTAGCCTGCATCGAGCAATTCCTTGAGTTGCTTCCTCAACCCTTCCAATTTGAGGGGCGCCATGCGATAAGGCACCATGGCTAGTGGTTGAGCATCCAACACCAGCTCAATCGAATGATCCAGCTCCTTTCAAGGCAGAAGTTTCTTTGGCAACTTAGAAAGCATTACATCCTTAAACAAGTTGAGGACTTGGGTTACTTACGTTAGGATAACACTCCTTTCACCCTTACTCTCCTCGACCTTCAAGGTCGCCAAGAAGGTTTCATCGCCCTTTTTTACTCCCTTCGTGAGGTGTATGGCCGACAGCATCTTTCAATTACGATCTGACTCATGATGGATCAGGGTCATGCATTGGGAACATGGATGCAAGATGcatatacaatcagcaaatgacATAATACGAGCATTTATTTTATCTAGGAATCCAAGAACAATGACGAAATCATAATCATCAAGAGGGATTACCTTGATAGTCCCATTGCTAGTCCATGGATCGATGTGAAGCTCCATGTTCTTAACCACGTCACTAGCCGGGACCTCCTTGGAGTTCATGGTCTTGAGCCACCTGACTCCTCCTTTCTTAACCCAAAAATTCAGCTTCTTGGCAACCTCTTTCAACATGAAGAGATTGGACGTCCTAGTGTCCACAATCCACTCATCATGCTTCCTCCAATCTTCACATCCATGAACATAAGTCTCTTAGGCTCCTTTACCTCCTTGGACTTGATGGTACTTAGGATTTGCAACGATCCCTATCGCGTCTCCTCTTGTGATTCATTCCCCTTGGCCTCTAGCTTGGCCTTTTTTGGACaatcccaagccatatgtggaccattgcaaaagaaatatttataggTGCATACCTTCATTTGTCCATCGCCGCTCCACTCGGTTGAGCTTTAAGAGGGCTGATGACGATTTGCCTCCATTCGGGTGATTAAATGTGCCACAATCTCCCCGCCATTGACCTTGTCCTCTCGGACAACTATCCAACTTACTCGTGAAAGGTGACTTGTATTCCACAAGGGTCTTGACCATGATTATGGACGTTGTGAGATCATTCGCATTGCACCGTTTGAGTTCTTACTAGACCTACGATTTGAGGGCACTCATGAATTGGTGATATGCATTCGTATCATTCATAGAAGGGATTTGGAGTAGCAACTCCAAAAATCGCTTCACATACTCATGAACTCCTCCCTTTTGCTCAAGGCACTTGAGCTCATCACAACCATCTTCCTCCGCATAAATAGGATAATAGTTTCGTCAAAATTCCTCGACGAACAT
Above is a window of Eucalyptus grandis isolate ANBG69807.140 chromosome 9, ASM1654582v1, whole genome shotgun sequence DNA encoding:
- the LOC120288394 gene encoding oxygen-evolving enhancer protein 3-1, chloroplastic-like; protein product: MRRFCELSLPATGGHEVRREVGVRERDHRGDVKHKDEKQTNDSNPTPLRFRSNTPTDHPRPFVSVTRRLALSSSLSSLVFSASPTILRPGPAKAFDFEFVKPGQTVEDAVGVVRGHARSLLAVKPLLELGSWEEAQREMRESSALLKQDVYTIIQSRPGGERPRLRKLYSDLFNGVSRMDYAARDRDGPLVWR